The following proteins are encoded in a genomic region of Streptomyces sp. NBC_01723:
- the rpe gene encoding ribulose-phosphate 3-epimerase: protein MAAQINPSILSADFARLADEAEAVAGADWLHVDVMDNHFVPNLTLGVPVVESLAKATETPLDCHLMIDAPDRWAPQYVEAGAGSVTFHVEAAAAPVRLAREIRAKGARASMALKPATPIEPYEDLLPELDMLLIMTVEPGFGGQAFLDIMLPKIRRTRELIKKHGLELWLQVDGGVSASTIEQCADAGADVFVAGSAVYGASDPAEAVRALRTQAESATAGASWSCDH from the coding sequence ATGGCCGCGCAGATCAACCCCAGCATCCTCTCCGCCGACTTCGCCCGCCTCGCGGACGAGGCCGAGGCGGTCGCCGGAGCCGACTGGCTCCACGTCGACGTCATGGACAACCACTTCGTCCCGAACCTCACACTCGGCGTGCCGGTCGTGGAGTCGCTGGCCAAGGCGACCGAGACCCCCCTGGACTGCCACCTGATGATCGACGCCCCCGACCGCTGGGCGCCGCAGTACGTGGAGGCCGGGGCCGGTTCCGTCACCTTCCACGTCGAGGCGGCCGCCGCGCCGGTACGGCTGGCCCGGGAGATCCGCGCCAAGGGCGCCCGCGCGTCCATGGCGCTGAAGCCCGCGACGCCGATCGAGCCGTACGAGGACCTGCTCCCCGAACTCGACATGCTGCTGATCATGACGGTTGAACCGGGCTTCGGCGGGCAGGCGTTCCTCGACATCATGCTCCCGAAGATCCGGCGCACCCGTGAGCTGATCAAGAAGCATGGTCTGGAGCTGTGGCTCCAGGTCGACGGCGGCGTGTCGGCGTCGACGATCGAGCAGTGCGCCGACGCCGGAGCGGACGTCTTCGTCGCGGGTTCCGCCGTCTACGGGGCATCCGACCCGGCCGAGGCGGTACGTGCACTGCGCACGCAGGCCGAGTCGGCGACCGCCGGGGCGTCCTGGTCCTGCGACCACTGA
- a CDS encoding RsmB/NOP family class I SAM-dependent RNA methyltransferase, with translation MSEQPRRPRKPGKPYRRPQKDPVRLLAFEALRAVDERDAYANLVLPPLLRKAREKEGPEKFDARDAALATELVYGTLRRQGTYDAIIADCVDRPLREVDPPVLDVLSLGVHQLLGTRIPSHAAVSASVELARVVLGDGRAKFVNAVLRKVARDDLDGWLERVAPPYDEDPEDHLAVVHSHPRWVVSALWDSLGGGRAGIEDLLAADNERPEVTLVARPGRATTDELLGEEAAVPGRWSPYAVRLSEGGEPGAVEAVREGRAGVQDEGSQLVALALAGAPLEGPDRHWLDGCAGPGGKAALLGALAAERGAFLLASEKQPHRAGLVAKALDGNPGPYQVIAADGTRPAWRPGSFDRVLVDVPCTGLGALRRRPEARWRRRPEDLEGFAPLQRGLLRGALDAVRIGGVVAYATCSPHLAETRAVVTDVLKQHPGADLLDARPLLPGVPALGEGPDVQLWPHLHGTDAMYLALIRRTA, from the coding sequence GTGAGCGAGCAGCCTCGTCGTCCCCGCAAGCCCGGCAAGCCCTACCGCAGGCCGCAGAAGGACCCCGTCCGCCTGCTCGCCTTCGAGGCGCTTAGGGCGGTGGACGAGCGGGACGCCTACGCCAACCTGGTGCTGCCGCCGCTGCTGCGCAAGGCGCGGGAGAAGGAGGGCCCCGAGAAGTTCGACGCCCGGGACGCCGCCCTCGCGACCGAGCTGGTGTACGGGACGCTGCGCCGGCAGGGGACGTACGACGCGATCATCGCCGACTGCGTCGACCGGCCGCTGCGGGAGGTCGACCCGCCCGTCCTGGACGTGCTGAGTCTCGGCGTGCACCAGCTCCTGGGCACCCGCATCCCCAGCCACGCCGCCGTGTCCGCCTCCGTGGAGCTGGCGCGGGTCGTGCTCGGCGACGGGCGGGCCAAGTTCGTCAACGCCGTGCTGCGCAAGGTGGCGCGGGACGACCTCGACGGCTGGCTGGAGCGGGTCGCGCCGCCCTACGACGAGGATCCCGAGGACCACCTCGCCGTCGTGCACTCGCACCCCCGCTGGGTGGTCTCCGCGCTGTGGGACTCGCTCGGCGGCGGCCGGGCCGGCATCGAGGACCTGCTGGCCGCCGACAACGAGCGGCCCGAGGTGACCCTCGTCGCCCGCCCCGGCCGTGCCACGACCGACGAGCTGCTCGGCGAGGAGGCCGCCGTGCCGGGCCGCTGGTCGCCGTACGCGGTGCGGCTCAGCGAGGGCGGCGAGCCCGGGGCCGTCGAGGCCGTACGCGAGGGCCGCGCGGGTGTGCAGGACGAGGGCAGTCAGCTCGTCGCCCTCGCCCTCGCGGGCGCGCCCCTGGAAGGCCCCGACCGGCACTGGCTGGACGGATGCGCCGGTCCCGGCGGCAAGGCCGCGCTGCTCGGCGCCCTGGCCGCCGAACGCGGCGCCTTCCTGCTCGCCTCGGAGAAGCAGCCGCACCGCGCGGGACTGGTGGCCAAGGCGCTGGACGGGAACCCGGGGCCGTACCAGGTGATCGCCGCCGACGGGACCCGTCCGGCGTGGCGCCCCGGCAGCTTCGACCGCGTCCTGGTCGACGTGCCCTGCACCGGCCTGGGTGCCCTCCGCCGCCGACCCGAGGCGCGCTGGCGGCGCCGGCCCGAGGACCTGGAGGGGTTCGCCCCGCTCCAGCGCGGCCTGCTGCGCGGTGCCCTGGACGCCGTACGGATCGGCGGCGTGGTCGCTTACGCGACCTGCTCACCCCACCTCGCCGAGACCCGCGCGGTCGTCACGGACGTCCTCAAGCAGCACCCCGGCGCCGACCTCCTCGACGCCCGCCCCCTCCTCCCCGGCGTCCCCGCCCTCGGCGAGGGCCCCGACGTACAGCTCTGGCCCCACCTCCACGGCACGGACGCGATGTACCTGGCCCTGATCCGCAGAACCGCATAA
- the fmt gene encoding methionyl-tRNA formyltransferase: MKLVFAGTPEVAVPALDALIASGRHEVAAVVTRPDAPAGRGRRMVASPVAERAEEAGIEVLKPAKPRDPEFLDRLRAIAPDCCPVVAYGALLPRVALDVPARGWVNLHFSLLPAWRGAAPVQHALMAGDEITGASTFLIEEGLDSGPVYGTVTETVRSTDTSGDLLTRLAFAGAGLLAATMDGIEDGTLDAVPQPADGVTLAPKITVEDARIDWSAPALRVDRVVRGCTPAPGAWTTFRGERLKLVQAVPLPDRNDLAPGQLAPGKNNVYVGTGSYAVELLWVQAQGKKPMRAADWARGARITEGELLGD; the protein is encoded by the coding sequence ATGAAGCTCGTCTTCGCCGGTACCCCCGAGGTCGCCGTTCCCGCTCTGGACGCCCTGATCGCCTCCGGGCGTCACGAGGTGGCCGCCGTCGTCACGCGGCCCGACGCTCCGGCCGGGCGCGGGCGCCGGATGGTCGCCTCGCCCGTGGCCGAACGGGCCGAGGAGGCGGGCATCGAGGTGCTCAAGCCCGCGAAGCCGCGCGACCCCGAGTTCCTGGACCGGCTGCGCGCGATCGCGCCCGACTGCTGCCCCGTCGTCGCCTACGGGGCCCTGCTGCCCCGGGTCGCCCTCGACGTGCCCGCCCGCGGCTGGGTCAACCTGCACTTCTCGCTGCTGCCCGCCTGGCGCGGGGCCGCGCCCGTGCAGCACGCGCTCATGGCGGGCGACGAGATCACCGGCGCGTCCACCTTCCTGATCGAGGAGGGCCTGGACTCCGGCCCCGTCTACGGGACGGTCACCGAGACCGTGCGGTCCACCGACACCAGCGGCGACCTGCTGACCCGGCTCGCGTTCGCCGGCGCCGGGCTGCTCGCGGCCACCATGGACGGCATCGAGGACGGCACCCTGGACGCCGTACCGCAGCCGGCCGACGGTGTCACCCTCGCTCCGAAGATCACCGTCGAGGACGCCCGGATCGACTGGTCCGCCCCGGCGCTGCGCGTGGACCGCGTGGTGCGCGGGTGCACCCCGGCGCCCGGTGCCTGGACCACCTTCCGGGGCGAGCGGCTCAAGCTCGTGCAGGCGGTCCCGCTCCCCGACCGGAACGACCTCGCCCCCGGGCAGCTCGCCCCCGGCAAGAACAACGTGTACGTCGGCACCGGCTCCTACGCCGTCGAGCTGCTGTGGGTGCAGGCGCAGGGCAAGAAGCCGATGCGGGCCGCGGACTGGGCGCGGGGGGCGCGGATCACCGAGGGCGAGCTGCTGGGCGACTGA